The following are encoded together in the Chiloscyllium plagiosum isolate BGI_BamShark_2017 chromosome 1, ASM401019v2, whole genome shotgun sequence genome:
- the nkx3-2 gene encoding homeobox protein Nkx-3.2, with amino-acid sequence MAVRGNTLTPFSIQAILTRKDENRHSKNLDVSCISPATCWKMLNALDSCPKITASSGKIDTGRDLPSEQLCSDSDSGVSDENDCKNHSMCNSEKELEIAAACSFQSKPMKEASSSLSEGKDDTKDYLCSGGTPEHLAAPSPVDEDCKSEQSPDQPKQRKKRSRAAFSHAQVFELERRFNHQRYLSGPERADLAASLKLTETQVKIWFQNRRYKTKRRQLAADLMASAPAAKKVAVKVLIRDDQRQYSPGELLRPSLLSLQPSYQYYPFTYCLPAWTVTACTGTQ; translated from the exons ATGGCTGTTCGCGGTAACACCTTGACCCCGTTCTCCATCCAAGCAATTTTAACCAGAAAAGATGAGAATCGACACTCGAAAAATCTGGACGTGTCCTGTATCTCGCCCGCGACCTGTTGGAAGATGTTGAACGCTTTGGATTCCTGTCCAAAGATCACTGCGTCTTCTGGGAAGATCGATACGGGGAGAGATCTGCCGAGCGAGCAGCTCTGTTCTGACTCAGATTCGGGCGTCAGTGATGAAAATGACTGTAAAAATCATTCGATGTGCAACTCGGAAAAGGAGCTGGAAATTGCTGCAGCATGCTCCTTCCAGTCGAAACCAATGAAGGAAGCAAGTTCGAGTCTCAGCGAAGGGAAGGATGATACTAAGGACTATCTGTGTAGCGGAGGAACGCCAGAACATTTAGCAG CTCCGAGCCCCGTTGACGAAGACTGTAAATCTGAGCAGAGCCCGGATCAGCCCAAGCAAAGGAAGAAACGCTCCAGAGCCGCCTTCTCTCATGCCCAGGTATTTGAGCTGGAACGCCGCTTCAATCACCAGAGATATCTGTCTGGGCCCGAGCGGGCGGATCTCGCCGCTTCTCTCAAACTCACCGAAACTCAGGTCAAAATCTGGTTCCAGAACCGTAGGTACAAAACCAAACGGCGGCAGCTTGCCGCTGACCTGATGGCTTCGGCCCCAGCGGCGAAGAAAGTAGCGGTGAAAGTATTAATCCGGGACGATCAGAGACAGTACAGCCCGGGAGAATTGCTTCGGCCATCACTGCTCTCCCTCCAGCCGTCCTACCAGTACTATCCGTTCACCTACTGCCTGCCTGCATGGACAGTAACCGCCTGCACGGGGACTCAATAG